In one window of Helianthus annuus cultivar XRQ/B chromosome 17, HanXRQr2.0-SUNRISE, whole genome shotgun sequence DNA:
- the LOC110921472 gene encoding ribose-phosphate pyrophosphokinase 1 gives MASSLCPPFPSSCSTSSSSLSLSSRPRFIHNHTSCIPASNIIRCEVSNSLNGKPLVPVINDGALSNFLQVGRPNHTLVNGKLKLFSGTANSELSKEIARYMGLDLGMIDVKRFADGEIYVQLQESVRGCDVYLVQPTSPPANENLMELLVTIDACRRASAKNITAVIPYFGYARADRKTQGRESIAAKVVANLITQAGADRVLVCDFHSGQSMGYFDIPVDHVYCQPVILDYLASKSISSNDLVVVSPDVGGVARARAFAKKLSDAPLAIVDKRRHGHNVAEVMNLIGDVKGKVAVMLDDIIDTAGTISKGAELLHEEGAREVYACCTHGVFSPPAIERLSSGIFQEVIVTNTIPLKEQHYFPQLTVLSVANLLGETIWRVHGDSSVSSIFT, from the exons ATGGCCTCCTCATTATGCCCGCCATTTCCATCGTCATGCTCCACTTCTTCTTCCTCGTTGTCTCTGTCTTCTCGGCCTCGTTTCATTCACAACCACACCTCCTGCATCCCTGCTAGCAACATCATC aGGTGTGAGGTTAGCAATTCACTAAATGGGAAACCGTTGGTACCGGTTATTAACGATGGGGCGCTGTCGAATTTCTTGCAAGTTGGACGCCCGAATCATACTCTTGTAAATGGAAAGCTTAAACTTTTCTCCGGCACTGCAAATTCCGAACTTTCTAAG GAAATCGCGAGGTACATGGGCCTTGATCTCGGAATGATCGATGTAAAACGGTTTGCAGATGGTGAAATTTATGTTCAGCTGCAAGAAAGCGTGCGGGGGTGTGATGTGTATCTTGTGCAGCCCACCAGCCCTCCTGCTAACGAAAATCTCATGGAGCTTTTGGTAACTATTGACGCTTGCAGACGAGCATCTGCCAAAAATATCACAGCCGTCATCCCGTACTTCGGTTACGCTAGAGCAGATAGAAAA ACTCAAGGGCGTGAATCTATAGCTGCAAAAGTAGTAGCAAACCTCATAACACAAGCAGGTGCAGATCGTGTTCTTGTTTGCGATTTTCATTCTGGGCAATCAATGGGTTATTTCGATATTCCGGTAGACCACGTGTACTGTCAG CCTGTCATTCTCGATTATCTTGCCAGCAAGTCGATTTCGTCAAATGATTTGGTAGTTGTGTCACCTGATGTTGGTGGCGTTGCTAGAGCACGTGCGTTTGCTAAAAAGCTATCCGATGCACCGTTGGCAATCGTTGACAAAAGACGACATGGACATAATGTAGCTGAG GTAATGAATCTGATTGGTGATGTCAAAGGAAAGGTTGCTGTGATGTTGGATGATATAATTGACACTGCTG GCACGATATCTAAAGGTGCAGAATTACTACATGAAGAAGGAGCTCGGGAAGTATATGCGTGTTGCACTCACGGTGTATTCAG CCCCCCTGCAATCGAGAGGCTGTCAAGTGGTATTTTTCAAGAAGTGATTGTGACGAACACAATCCCGTTAAAGGAACAACATTATTTCCCGCAGCTGACTGTTCTTTCGGTAGCGAATCTTTTGGGTGAGACGATATGGCGCGTTCATGGTGATAGTTCTGTAAGTAGCATCTTTACGTGA
- the LOC110926220 gene encoding type I inositol polyphosphate 5-phosphatase 2 isoform X1, translating to MKTRRGRRSEAFWPSMVMKKWLNIQPKNNDFSEDEVDTETESEDDVCSLKEERMRRTPRNMSSSTNHISDGMPAKGLIKHKRGKSETMRVHYIKTKDVRMTVGTWNVAGRIPDEDLEIDEWLCMDQPADIYILGFQEVVPLSAGNVLGAETRRPIPKWESIIRKALNKSQEQTTIHKSYSAPTSPILNQNGESGLTKIIVPETKVINILNWPEKALDITPKVLSSGAKLRRVLSLSSTARVSSDWLAPLDVGGGLKRVHHSSGDLGLLWTEHQERTDLVDSLEDVSEQVLEEEDDFFEDGSEMEDEKSIVLDGQENSSHRYVRIVSKQMVGIYISVWVRKRLRRHINNLKVSPVGVGLMGYMGNKGSVSISMSLYQTRLCFVCSHLTSGHKFGDEERRNSNVSEILKRTSFSSVLDPDQPQSIPGHDQIFWFGDLNYRINKPDEEVRKLVAMKQWDQLLYSDQLCKELRRGHVFDGWKEGIIDFPPTYKYEFNSDRYAGENAKEGEKRRAPAWCDRILWMGKGIKQLCYNRAEIRMSDHRPVSSVFAIEVEVFDPRKLRRALNLTSAAVHPVIMLDEADLELLA from the exons ATGAAAACACGAAGAGGAAGGCGCTCTGAG GCATTTTGGCCATCTATGGTGATGAAGAAATGGCTAAACATTCAGCCGAAAAATAACGATTTTAGTGAAGATGAAGTTGATACAGAGACCGAAAGCGAAGATGATG TTTGTTCTCTTAAAGAAGAAAGAATGCGTAGAACACCGAGAAATATGTCTTCATCTACAAATCATATCTCAGAtg GGATGCCTGCAAAAGGGTTGATAAAACATAAGAGAGGGAAATCGGAAACTATGCGTGTTCATTATATCAAAACAAAAGATGTGAG GATGACAGTTGGCACATGGAATGTAGCTGGAAGGATCCCTGATGAAGATCTTGAGATAGATGAGTGGCTTTGTATGGATCAACCAGCCGACATTTACATTCTTGG TTTTCAGGAAGTTGTTCCCCTAAGTGCTGGGAATGTTTTAGGAGCCGAAACTCGACGGCCGATACCAAAATGGGAATCGATCATTCGAAAAGCGTTAAACAAATCGCAAGAACAAACTACCATACATAAAAGCTACAGTGCTCCAACTTCTCCAATCTTGAACCAAAACGGTGAGTCGGGCCTCACCAAGATAATCGTTCCGGAAACAAAAGTGATTAACATATTAAACTGGCCGGAAAAAGCGTTGGATATAACACCGAAAGTTCTTTCATCGGGTGCAAAGTTAAGACGGGTGTTAAGTTTAAGTAGTACTGCTAGAGTGAGTTCTGATTGGTTGGCCCCGTTAGACGTTGGTGGCGGGTTAAAACGGGTGCACCATAGCTCGGGCGACTTGGGTTTGCTTTGGACCGAGCACCAAGAACGGACGGACCTGGTTGACTCGCTTGAGGATGTGTCGGAACAAGTGTtggaagaagaagatgatttttTCGAAGATGGAAGCGAAATGGAGGATGAGAAATCGATTGTGTTGGATGGTCAAGAAAACTCAAGTCATAG GTATGTAAGAATTGTTAGTAAGCAGATGGTGGGCATATACATTTCAGTTTGGGTTCGGAAACGGCTGAGAAGACATATTAACAACTTAAAGGTTTCGCCAGTCGGGGTCGGGCTTATGGGATACATGGGTAATAAG GGATCGGTGTCCATTAGCATGTCTCTTTATCAAACAAGGTTATGTTTCGTTTGTTCTCATTTGACTTCCGGACACAAGTTTGGGGACGAAGAGAGACGAAATTCAAACGTATCCGAAATCTTAAAACGTACTAGTTTCTCGTCTGTTTTAGATCCTGATCAACCTCAATCAATCCCGGGTCATGA TCAGATATTCTGGTTTGGCGACTTGAATTATCGTATCAATAAGCCGGATGAAGAAGTCAGAAAGCTTGTTGCCATGAAGCAATGGGACCAACTTCTCTATAGCGATCAG CTTTGTAAAGAATTGAGAAGAGGGCATGTTTTCGACGGATGGAAAGAGGGTATTATCGACTTTCCACCAACGTACAAATACGAGTTCAATTCAGACCGATATGCAGGTGAAAATGCGAAAGAAGGGGAGAAGAGGAGAGCACCAGCATG GTGTGACCGTATACTGTGGATGGGAAAAGGCATAAAACAACTTTGTTACAATCGAGCGGAGATAAGGATGTCGGATCATAGGCCAGTTAGTTCGGTGTTTGCAATTGAGGTTGAAGTTTTTGACCCGAGAAAGCTACGAAGAGCTCTCAATTTAACGAGTGCTGCAGTACATCCCGTGATCATGTTAGATGAAGCTGACCTGGAACTATTGGCATAG
- the LOC110926220 gene encoding type I inositol polyphosphate 5-phosphatase 2 isoform X2 produces the protein MMTVGTWNVAGRIPDEDLEIDEWLCMDQPADIYILGFQEVVPLSAGNVLGAETRRPIPKWESIIRKALNKSQEQTTIHKSYSAPTSPILNQNGESGLTKIIVPETKVINILNWPEKALDITPKVLSSGAKLRRVLSLSSTARVSSDWLAPLDVGGGLKRVHHSSGDLGLLWTEHQERTDLVDSLEDVSEQVLEEEDDFFEDGSEMEDEKSIVLDGQENSSHRYVRIVSKQMVGIYISVWVRKRLRRHINNLKVSPVGVGLMGYMGNKGSVSISMSLYQTRLCFVCSHLTSGHKFGDEERRNSNVSEILKRTSFSSVLDPDQPQSIPGHDQIFWFGDLNYRINKPDEEVRKLVAMKQWDQLLYSDQLCKELRRGHVFDGWKEGIIDFPPTYKYEFNSDRYAGENAKEGEKRRAPAWCDRILWMGKGIKQLCYNRAEIRMSDHRPVSSVFAIEVEVFDPRKLRRALNLTSAAVHPVIMLDEADLELLA, from the exons AT GATGACAGTTGGCACATGGAATGTAGCTGGAAGGATCCCTGATGAAGATCTTGAGATAGATGAGTGGCTTTGTATGGATCAACCAGCCGACATTTACATTCTTGG TTTTCAGGAAGTTGTTCCCCTAAGTGCTGGGAATGTTTTAGGAGCCGAAACTCGACGGCCGATACCAAAATGGGAATCGATCATTCGAAAAGCGTTAAACAAATCGCAAGAACAAACTACCATACATAAAAGCTACAGTGCTCCAACTTCTCCAATCTTGAACCAAAACGGTGAGTCGGGCCTCACCAAGATAATCGTTCCGGAAACAAAAGTGATTAACATATTAAACTGGCCGGAAAAAGCGTTGGATATAACACCGAAAGTTCTTTCATCGGGTGCAAAGTTAAGACGGGTGTTAAGTTTAAGTAGTACTGCTAGAGTGAGTTCTGATTGGTTGGCCCCGTTAGACGTTGGTGGCGGGTTAAAACGGGTGCACCATAGCTCGGGCGACTTGGGTTTGCTTTGGACCGAGCACCAAGAACGGACGGACCTGGTTGACTCGCTTGAGGATGTGTCGGAACAAGTGTtggaagaagaagatgatttttTCGAAGATGGAAGCGAAATGGAGGATGAGAAATCGATTGTGTTGGATGGTCAAGAAAACTCAAGTCATAG GTATGTAAGAATTGTTAGTAAGCAGATGGTGGGCATATACATTTCAGTTTGGGTTCGGAAACGGCTGAGAAGACATATTAACAACTTAAAGGTTTCGCCAGTCGGGGTCGGGCTTATGGGATACATGGGTAATAAG GGATCGGTGTCCATTAGCATGTCTCTTTATCAAACAAGGTTATGTTTCGTTTGTTCTCATTTGACTTCCGGACACAAGTTTGGGGACGAAGAGAGACGAAATTCAAACGTATCCGAAATCTTAAAACGTACTAGTTTCTCGTCTGTTTTAGATCCTGATCAACCTCAATCAATCCCGGGTCATGA TCAGATATTCTGGTTTGGCGACTTGAATTATCGTATCAATAAGCCGGATGAAGAAGTCAGAAAGCTTGTTGCCATGAAGCAATGGGACCAACTTCTCTATAGCGATCAG CTTTGTAAAGAATTGAGAAGAGGGCATGTTTTCGACGGATGGAAAGAGGGTATTATCGACTTTCCACCAACGTACAAATACGAGTTCAATTCAGACCGATATGCAGGTGAAAATGCGAAAGAAGGGGAGAAGAGGAGAGCACCAGCATG GTGTGACCGTATACTGTGGATGGGAAAAGGCATAAAACAACTTTGTTACAATCGAGCGGAGATAAGGATGTCGGATCATAGGCCAGTTAGTTCGGTGTTTGCAATTGAGGTTGAAGTTTTTGACCCGAGAAAGCTACGAAGAGCTCTCAATTTAACGAGTGCTGCAGTACATCCCGTGATCATGTTAGATGAAGCTGACCTGGAACTATTGGCATAG
- the LOC110921022 gene encoding SUPPRESSOR OF ABI3-5 — MDPGRYGPPHGWENNSALDRYPAVHDPNFRPGDLYDDRRYLDERLPRDDIYSRNAFHRDVLPPQAAGGWPQTRRRMYEDEYAFREGDYYDDGGYARPPRYGGRDRDDYAFDDYDYRPRVSQSREESRERDYDHGRHSYDSDYDRGGSRRDGGWRRRDSRDRKRDLSPYKRHERSRSRSHGHDDRVRSRSRSRSRSRSRTPRSRSRGRSYREDSYDDDWYDRSDRRRDRDKKHHHEYYSATPSATVVVKGLSQNTTEEDLHQILAEWGPLRHVRVIKERNSGVSRGFAFIDFPTTGSARSMMDKVGDEGLLVDGRKLFFEYSKPAGGAGGPFFGSDGSSRAGHMNHRSTMLLSDWMCTICGCVNFARRTSCFQCNEPRTDDAPLADMASSNHASFGKKGETGPTHVLVVRGLDENADEEMIRYEFSKHAPIKDLRLVRDKFTHVSRGFAFIHFHSVDDATKALEATNGTTLEKNGQVLRVAYAKSILGPASGASSSHSSSLAAAAIEAAAFSQQYDAAGWAPKEYNPDDKQSNGDPKDASAPQSGFVWDEASGYYYDAASGFYYDGNTGLYYDGNNGIWYSYDHQTQQYVPCNDQNDKASGKESKETEPAKSSNGSNTRKVVISAPAATITSNDKATSLPDAVQAAAAAAIAAEKKEKEKMKEIRLASKSSILANKKKMSNVLSMWKQRSHESQAPRVALDGNPPSGVIEEKSSSTKGKIVIDNSPPPVSVNTSASLDAQEIPKPAGSISGGTLRGVIRGSTYVTSSSSTATEAQNSAVPFRTDASALGSYASPAPTVSGKRRFSELPVQSAVKEQAHTTYRDRAAERRSLYGSSFGDDLSDLGADPNRDPASKRGGMDSMPFPPGVGGRGGGVDGISSVQSYDVITSEKAIDETNVGNRMLRNMGWQEGLGLGKDGSGMVEPVQAQATEKRAGLGSQPKKLDPSLEVQAGDSYRTLIQKKALARFREMS, encoded by the exons ATGGATCCGGGTCGCTATGGTCCTCCGCATGGATGGGAAAATAACAGC GCCCTCGATCGTTATCCTGCAGTCCATGATCCAAATTTTCG GCCGGGTGATCTATACGATGATAGGAGGTATTTAGACGAACGTTTACCAAGAGATGATATCTATTCAAGAAACGCCTTCCACCGGGATGTATTGCCACCGCAAGCTGCTGGAGGTTGGCCTCAAACAAGACGGCGAATGTACGAGGACGAGTATGCTTTTCGTGAGGGCGATTACTATGATGATGGTGGATACGCGAGGCCTCCGAGATACGGTGGTAGGGATCGTGATGATTATGCATTCGATGACTATGACTATCGTCCACGTGTTTCACAAAGCAGGGAAGAAAGTCGTGAGAGAGATTATGATCACGGAAGGCACAGTTATGATTCTGATTACGACAGAGGTGGTAGTAGGCGAGATGGCGGTTGGCGAAGACGTGACTCACGGGATAGAAAACGGGACCTGAGTCCATACAAGAGGCATGAGCGGTCCCGGTCTCGGTCACATGGACATGATGACCGGGTTAGGTCTAGGTCTAGGTCTAGGTCTAGATCTAGATCTAGAACTCCAAGAAGTCGTAGTCGTGGGAGAAGTTATAGAGAAGACAGTTACGATGATGATTGGTATGACAGGTCAGATAGAAGAAGAGACCGTGACAAAAAACATCATCATGAATATTATTCAGCG ACTCCATCTGCTACTGTTGTTGTGAAGGGTTTGTCCCAAAATACCACCGAAGAAGATCTGCATCAAATTCTT GCTGAATGGGGACCACTTCGTCATGTCCGTGTTATCAAGGAGCGAAATTCCGGTGTTTCCCGTGGATTCGCATTTATAGATTTCCCGACCACG GGGTCTGCACGTTCGATGATGGATAAAGTTGGAGATGAGGGTCTTCTTGTTGATGGTAGGAAGCTATTCTTTGAGTATAG TAAGCCAGCTGGAGGAGCCGGTGGACCTTTCTTTGGGTCAGACGGGTCATCGAGGGCGGGTCATATGAACCACCGAAGCACAATGCTTCTTTCGGATTGGATGTGCACAATATGTGGCTGCGTTAACTTTGCGAGGAGGACATCATGTTTTCAG TGTAACGAACCTAGGACAGACGATGCTCCTCTTGCTGACATGGCATCATCAAATCATGCTTCATTTGGTAAGAAAGGAGAGACAGGCCCCACTCATGTTTTGGTAGTACGAGGATTAGATGAAAATGCTGACGAGGAAATGATTCGCTATGAGTTTTCTAAACATGCTCCAATTAAG GATCTTCGACTTGTTCGAGACAAGTTTACTCATGTTTCAAGGGGATTCGCCTTCATACATTTTCATTCT GTTGATGATGCCACGAAAGCTCTCGAGGCAACAAATGGGACTACACTTGAAAAAAATGGCCAAGTTTTGCGAGTAGCGTATGCGAAAAGCATCCTTGGGCCGGCATCTGGTGCATCGtcttctcattctagcagccttGCTGCTGCAGCAATAGAGGCTGCAGCATTTTCTCAACAG TATGATGCTGCTGGATGGGCCCCAAAAGAGTATAATCCAGATGACAAACAATCTAACGGAGATCCAAAGGACGCTTCAGCCCCGCAATCTGGGTTCGTTTGGGATGAAGCGTCTGGCTATTACTATGATGCGGCTTCCGGGTTCTATTACGATGGAAATACTG GTCTGTACTATGATGGCAATAATGGAATTTGGTATTCTTACGATCACCAAACTCAACAATACGTCCCTTGTAATGATCAAAACGATAAAgcatctggaaaagaaagcaaaGAAACCGAACCTGCCAAGTCATCTAACGGTTCTAATACCAGAAAAGTAGTTATATCCGCACCAGCTGCCACAATAACATCAAACGATAAGGCCACTTCATTACCAGATGCCGTCCAGGCCGCTGCTGCTGCCGCCATAGCTGCagagaagaaagagaaagaaaaaatgAAAGAAATACGACTCGCTTCAAAAAGCAGCATTTTAGCAAACAAGAAAAAAATGAGTAACGTATTGTCCATGTGGAAGCAAAGGAGTCACGAAAGTCAAGCACCACGGGTAGCTCTTGACGGCAATCCGCCATCTGGCGTAATCGAAGAAAAATCTTCATCAACaaagggcaaaattgtaattgaCAACTCACCCCCACCGGTCTCCGTCAACACATCTGCTAGCTTAGATGCCCAGGAGATCCCCAAACCCGCAGGTAGCATATCTGGAGGGACGTTAAGAGGTGTAATAAGGGGGTCCACATATgtgacatcatcatcatcaacggCAACAGAAGCGCAAAATTCTGCAGTCCCGTTTAGGACAGATGCATCTGCTTTAGGTTCTTACGCATCACCAGCACCTACAGTGAGTGGTAAAAGACGATTTTCCGAGTTGCCGGTACAGTCAGCAGTCAAAGAACAAGCTCATACTACTTATCGGGATCGAGCTGCTGAAAGAAGGAGTTTGTACGGTTCGTCTTTCGGGGATGATTTGTCTGATCTCGGAGCAGATCCAA ATCGAGATCCGGCTTCGAAAAGGGGTGGCATGGATTCGATGCCGTTTCCACCTGGCGTTGGAGGACGTGGTGGTGGTGTAGACGGTATCAGCAGTGTTCAGAGCTACGACGTAATTACATCTGAGAAGGCTATCGACGAGACTAATGTCGGTAACAGAATGCTTCGCAACATGGGTTGGCAAGAAGGCTTG GggttgggaaaggatgggagtgGGATGGTGGAGCCGGTGCAAGCGCAGGCGACGGAAAAGAGAGCCGGACTCGGGAGTCAACCGAAGAAGTTGGACCCGAGCCTTGAGGTGCAAGCGGGAGATAGCTACCGAACGTTGATTCAGAAGAAAGCTCTTGCTAGATTCAGAGAAATGTCAtga
- the LOC110923840 gene encoding expansin-like B1 isoform X1 — protein MAFSLHVMFIVSTLIFSMLMLIQVQGDTTSSGAFIHSRAGYYPNSEEKGSETAGRCGYGSFGAMINYGDVAAASDLYRDGVGCGACYQVKCTNVKDCSDEGVTVVITDQGSSDRTDFIMSQKAFRKMAQNSYAASTLLSQGIVDIEYRRVSCSYPKSNITIKIDESSDYPYYLAFVIWYQQGQKDITAVQLCETNNFNCKLLDRSYGSVFTTTSPPSGPLSLRMLFSSENGDEKWVVPVNAIPENWKKGAVYDTGVQVEE, from the exons ATGGCATTTTCGCTACATGTTATGTTCATAGTTTCTACATTAATCTTTTCTATGCTAATGCTAATTCAAGTACAAGGTGACACTACGTCTAGCGGCGCTTTCATCCATTCGCGTGCAGGATACTACCCGAATTCTGAGGAAAAAGGATCAGAAA CAGCTGGGAGATGCGGATATGGTTCATTTGGAGCAATGATTAACTATGGGGATGTAGCAGCGGCATCTGATCTTTATCGCGATGGTGTAGGGTGCGGTGCATGCTATCAAGTTAAGTGCACAAATGTTAAAGATTGCTCAGATGAAGGAGTGACAGTTGTTATAACTGACCAAGGATCCAGTGATCGCACCGATTTTATTATGAGCCAGAAAGCCTTCCGAAAAATGGCTCAGAATTCATATGCAGCATCTACTCTACTATCACAAGGAATTGTGGATATTGAATATAGGAG GGTTTCATGCAGCTACCCAAAGAGTAACATCACAATAAAGATTGATGAGAGCAGTGATTATCCATATTATCTAGCTTTTGTCATATGGTATCAACAAGGCCAAAAAGATATCACTGCAGTGCAACTATGTGAG ACCAATAATTTCAATTGCAAGTTACTAGACAGAAGCTACGGATCGGTATTTACAACAACATCACCGCCTAGTGGACCGTTGTCTCTAAGAATGTTATTTAGCAGCGAAAATGGAGATGAAAAATGGGTTGTTCCGGTTAACGCAATACCTGAAAACTGGAAGAAGGGGGCTGTGTATGACACAGGGGTGCAAGTAGAAGAATAA
- the LOC110923840 gene encoding expansin-like B1 isoform X2: MAFSLHVMFIVSTLIFSMLMLIQVQGDTTSSGAFIHSRAGYYPNSEEKGSETGRCGYGSFGAMINYGDVAAASDLYRDGVGCGACYQVKCTNVKDCSDEGVTVVITDQGSSDRTDFIMSQKAFRKMAQNSYAASTLLSQGIVDIEYRRVSCSYPKSNITIKIDESSDYPYYLAFVIWYQQGQKDITAVQLCETNNFNCKLLDRSYGSVFTTTSPPSGPLSLRMLFSSENGDEKWVVPVNAIPENWKKGAVYDTGVQVEE; this comes from the exons ATGGCATTTTCGCTACATGTTATGTTCATAGTTTCTACATTAATCTTTTCTATGCTAATGCTAATTCAAGTACAAGGTGACACTACGTCTAGCGGCGCTTTCATCCATTCGCGTGCAGGATACTACCCGAATTCTGAGGAAAAAGGATCAGAAA CTGGGAGATGCGGATATGGTTCATTTGGAGCAATGATTAACTATGGGGATGTAGCAGCGGCATCTGATCTTTATCGCGATGGTGTAGGGTGCGGTGCATGCTATCAAGTTAAGTGCACAAATGTTAAAGATTGCTCAGATGAAGGAGTGACAGTTGTTATAACTGACCAAGGATCCAGTGATCGCACCGATTTTATTATGAGCCAGAAAGCCTTCCGAAAAATGGCTCAGAATTCATATGCAGCATCTACTCTACTATCACAAGGAATTGTGGATATTGAATATAGGAG GGTTTCATGCAGCTACCCAAAGAGTAACATCACAATAAAGATTGATGAGAGCAGTGATTATCCATATTATCTAGCTTTTGTCATATGGTATCAACAAGGCCAAAAAGATATCACTGCAGTGCAACTATGTGAG ACCAATAATTTCAATTGCAAGTTACTAGACAGAAGCTACGGATCGGTATTTACAACAACATCACCGCCTAGTGGACCGTTGTCTCTAAGAATGTTATTTAGCAGCGAAAATGGAGATGAAAAATGGGTTGTTCCGGTTAACGCAATACCTGAAAACTGGAAGAAGGGGGCTGTGTATGACACAGGGGTGCAAGTAGAAGAATAA